The proteins below come from a single Tigriopus californicus strain San Diego chromosome 3, Tcal_SD_v2.1, whole genome shotgun sequence genomic window:
- the LOC131878015 gene encoding JNK-interacting protein 3-like isoform X2: MLMAAEGVSGSSSGGGSHDSGMNAVMNDKVQAVAGSIYEEFARMMATYGEGVVQDLMPLVVNVLENLDLAYTESQELEVEAELLKEDNEQLVTQYEREKNLRKASEARLIELEDAFEGDRKENTVKIDSLTSIVKMFELKAKNSQDQIVRLEEKENELKKEYNKLHERYTDLFKTHIDYMERTKSMLGAERLEQLQGLGSSRSKIPGSLSIQQHQANRSSGPVSYGYSELENNNSQQASILTPASEYNNADGSAPNTLKNELSSPTKKSQKRIMMDKGDDDLGDIKTTKTNSPIATKLSENVSKSAQSEPSSPTLPPATTPKTNIELEKLSPEESSSQEESEGNQISGKLGGWMEGISPDGQVTDLEVEEAEDVSKDPSIGPATPLTPMQTSGMSQTKSETRTGNNLYQELSFHDAEALGDVDEGADITGGWVHPGEYASAVNDNYFGMGKEVENLIAENNELMATKNALNIVKDDLISKVDELTGEHEILREEIRSLQNIRTRLETRVQELETDAKKTKEELEKANKSTKSEEEDNDVPMAQRKRFTRVEMARVLMERNQYKERFMELQEAVRWTEMIRAHKTDTPIEKKNQKGIWKFFGNLFSGTERTGDPMGPYVNMKYGETSEESSGSTLSTMRAKSSAERKARGVDLFDGDTIASSGSANPTRRSDERKEQYKQVRAHVKKDDGRMQAYGWSLPAKPNTTSASGSSSSKDEVQIQSRVSSSGIPVPVPVYCRPLMEKEPGMKIWCAAGVNLSGGRTQDGGSIVGASIFYDRFPSVEVKKATDDELEKLDNELSQGKKLVEDAFEADQQLSSHVWICTSTHAISKVTVIDANSPADVLEAFQVCSSHLLCIASVPGAKESDYRVDEQLNRNVVEESEKRAQTEDNMASQKRQETADAAQADINPEDVPGGGGIGSISFVTSATEKPQLDSLEEEVEQETQPRLTKETAIELGSKAALNRTLDVFKLQELSEDPDPHATLPFISHHTLNISRDLKDDPKQQQQQRLKSKINPSGNPPEDASKSNPSNTDGGEDVDAVHRRFSSTDTKIKDGVGELSKDKDNELALGEVEKMSSVLPTMWLGSQSGSIYVHSSVSQWKRCIHSIRLKDSVLCIVHVKGRVLAALANGSIAIFHRADDGQWDLTNYHLLDLGKPHHSIRCMLQVHNKVWCGYRNKIFVIDPRTMTVEKTMDAHPRKESQVRQMAWVGDGVWVSIRLDSTLRLFHAHTHEHIQDVDIEPYVSKMLGVQSGVFTYSTGFQTYRVDDGIDSLGLEAEGTGKLGFSFVRITALLVSNFRLWMGTGNGVIISVPLNPPAALSKTVDSHKPIDDAMRKKSVPGDIVRVYTDSQENVTAESFIPYCNMSQAQLSFHGHRDAVKFFVSVPGHGGLALNPTSSSSPSKSDPGKDAMSMLVMSGGEGYIDFRIVEDGSEQDYDSHIMVWQLPVPTQPPVEDAEIAEIAEANQPDPEEEIPNVHEEHGNSTLTTDPGTIDASDSIMSSATSRGGSQPPPDETGLDAATYQRWNDQVESLLNNALEAKSLRNIEQYKSMAREQSVPPPPSPKEDFTQLVEVGNDLRGEVKSQDQAPPEQ, translated from the exons ATGTTGATGGCGGCCGAAGGTGTGTCGGGCTCCTCGAGCGGCGGAGGCTCGCATGATAGCGGCATGAATGCGGTCATGAATGACAAAGTCCAAGCCGTGGCCGGGTCCATCTACGAAGAGTTCGCTCGCATGATGGCCACCTACGGCGAGGGCGTGGTCCAGGATTTGATGCCCTTGGTGGTGAACGTGCTGGAGAACCTGGACCTGGCCTACACCGAGAGCCAAGAGCTGGAGGTGGAGGCCGAGTTGCTCAAGGAGGACAACGAGCAATTGGTCACGCAGTACGAGCGCGAGAAAAACTTACGCAAGGCCTCCGAAGCACGCCTCATCGAGTTGGAAGACGCCTTCGAAGGCGATCGCAAGGAGAACACCGTCAAGATCGACTCGCTCACCTCCATCGTCAAGATGTTCGAGCTCAAAGCCAAAAACTCCCAGGACCAAA TTGTGCGTCtggaagagaaggagaatgAACTCAAGAAAGAGTACAACAAACTCCATGAGCGCTACACGGACCTCTTCAAGACCCACATCGACTACATGGAACGCACTAAATCAATGTTGGGCGCCGAACGATTAGAACAGCTTCAAGGTCTCGGTTCAAGTCGCTCCAAAATCCCGGGCTCACTCTCGATTCAACAACATCAAGCCAACCG ATCATCGGGACCGGTTTCCTATGGCTACAGTGAGTTGGAGAACAACAACAGTCAACAAGCCAGCATCCTCACTCCCGCCAGCGAATACAACAATGCGGATGGATCGGCTCCCAACACCCTCAAGAATGAGCTTAGC AGTCCGACCAAAAAGAGCCAGAAAAGAATCATGATGGACAAAGGTGATGATGACCTCGGTGACATTAAGACAACTAAAACAAATAGCCCGATCGCTACTAAATTGTCAGAAAACGTATCTAAAAGTGCTCAAAGCGAACCATCTTCACCCACATTGCCTCCTGCAACCACACCGAAAACTAACATCGAGCTTGAAAAGCTATCTCCCGAAGAGTCTAGCTCACAAGAAGAGTCGGAAGGCAATCAAA TTTCTGGGAAACTtggaggatggatggaagggATCAGTCCCGATGGTCAGGTGACTGATTTAGAAGTGGAAGAAGCCGAAGATGTGTCCAAGGATCCGAGTATCGGACCGGCCACGCCTCTCACTCCAATGCAAACGTCGGGCATGAGTCAGACAAAATC AGAAACGCGGACGGGCAACAATTTGTACCAAGAATTGAGTTTCCATGACGCCGAAGCCCTTGGAGACGTTGATGAAGGAGCCGATATCACAG GAGGCTGGGTCCATCCTGGAGAGTATGCCTCCGCTG TTAATGACAATTACTTCG GTATGGGCAAAGAGGTGGAAAATCTCATCGCCGAGAACAATGAGCTGATGGCCACGAAGAATGCTCTGAATATCGTCAAAGACGATCTGATCAGCAAAGTTGATGAACTTACCGG GGAACACGAAATCCTTCGGGAAGAGATTCGGTCATTACAAAATATTCGAACTCGCCTGGAAACCCGCGTTCAAGAGCTAGAGACAGATGcaaagaagaccaaagaggAACTGGAGAAGGCCAACAAATCGACCAA GTCTGAGGAAGAGGATAATGATGTTCCAATGGCACAGAGAAAGCGTTTTACCCGTGTAGAAATGGCCCGGGTACTCATGGAACGCAACCAATACAAAGAGCGTTTTATGGAACTCCAAGAAGCTGTGAGGTGGACTGAAATGATTCGGGCTCATAAAACTGACACACCCATCGAAAAGAAGAACCAAAAGGGCATTTGGAAATT TTTCGGAAATCTGTTCAGTGGAACAGAACGAACTGGTGATCCCATGGGTCCGTATGTGAATATGAAATATGGCGAAACCAGCGAAGAATCCTCCGGATCGACGTTATCGACCATGAGAGCTAAAAGCAGCGCAGAAAGAAAAGCCCGGGGTGTGGATCTATTTGATGGGGACACCAT TGCTTCAAGTGGATCCGCCAATCCCACACGACGAAGTGACGAACGCAAAGAGCAATACAAGCAAGTGCGAGCTCACGTCAAGAAGGACGATGGCCGCATGCAAGCCTACGGGTGGAGTTTACCTGCAAAACCGAACACCACCTCAGCCTCCGGAAGTTCCAGTTCTAAAGACGAGGTTCAAATCCAGTCTCGAGTGTCCTCGTCCGGGATCCCTGTACCTGTGCCAGTCTACTGTCGGCCGCTCATGGAAAAGGAACCCGGAATGAAG ATCTGGTGCGCGGCCGGAGTCAACTTGTCCGGGGGTCGAACCCAAGACGGGGGAAGCATAGTGGGGGCCAGTATCTTCTACGACCGATTCCCGTCAGTTGAGGTGAAAAAAGCCACCGACGACGAGCTCGAAAAGCTAGACAATGAGTTGAGTCAAGGCAAGAAATTAGTCGAAGATGCCTTTGAGGCCGATCAGCAGCTCTCGTCGCACGTTTGGATCTGCACGTCGACCCATGCCATCAGCAAAGTGACCGTGATTGATGCCAATTCTCCGGCGGATGTGCTGGAGGCGTTTCAAGTGTGTTCATCCCACCTGTTATGTATTGCCAGTGTCCCTGGCGCGAAGGAATCAGATTATCGCGTGGACGAGCAACTCAATCGAAATGTGGTAGAAGAGAGCGAAAAGCGAGCTCAGACCGAAGACAATATGGCTTCACAGAAGCGGCAAGAAACTGCTGACGCTGCTCAAGCAGATATCAACCCGGAAGATGTGCCCGGGGGAGGTGGGATCGGTTCCATATCGTTTGTGACCAGTGCCACAGAGAAGCCGCAATTGGATTCGTTGGAAGAAGAAGTTGAGCAAG AAACCCAACCCCGATTAACCAAAGAAACTGCAATTGAACTAG GATCAAAAGCAGCCTTGAATCGAACCCTCGATGTGTTCAAGCTGCAAGAATTGAGCGAGGATCCCGATCCTCACGCTACGCTCCCATTTATTTCCCACCATACCTTGAATATATCTCGCGATCTTAAAGACGATcccaaacaacaacagcaacagcgACTGAAATCAAAGA TCAACCCCTCTGGAAATCCACCCGAGGACGCATCCAAGTCAAATCCCTCTAATACCGATGGCGGCGAAGATGTCGATGCCGTTCATCGACGATTCTCATCCACCGATACCAAGATCAAGGATGGTGTGGGCGAACTCTCCAAAGACAAGGACAACGAGCTAGCACTTGGCGAAGTGGAGAAGATGAGCTCAGTCTTGCCCACTATGTGGTTGGGATCTCAGTCTGGATCCATCTACGTCCATTCATCCGTCTCCCAATGGAAGCGGTGTATCCATTCGATCCGACTCAAAGACTCGGTGCTTTGTATTGT GCATGTAAAGGGCCGTGTTTTAGCCGCTCTAGCCAATGGTAGTATCGCCATCTTCCATCGTGCCGACGACGGTCAATGGGATTTGACCAACTATCATCTCCTGGACCTCGGCAAACCTCACCATTCGATCCGATGTATGCTCCAAGTGCACAACAAAGTTTGGTGCGGCTACCGGAACAAGATTTTCGTGATTGATCCTCGCACAATGACCGTGGAGAAGACCATGGACGCTCATCCACGCAAAGAGAGCCAAGTGCGTCAAATGGCTTGGGTGGGAGATGGGGTTTGGGTGTCAATTCGATTGGATTCCACACTCCGATTGTTCCACGCCCACACTCACGAACACATTCAGGATGTGGATATCGAGCCGTACGTCTCGAAGATGTTAG GTGTCCAGTCGGGTGTTTTTACCTATTCGACGGGGTTTCAAACCTACAGAG TGGATGATGGGATTGACAGTCTGGGTCTCGAGGCAGAAG GCACCGGGAAGCTAGGATTCTCATTTGTACGGATCACAGCCTTGCTCGTGTCCAACTTTAGACTTTGGATGGGAACCGGAAACGGGGTCATCATCTCGGTGCCCTTGAACCCCCCGGCTGCACTTTCGAAAACCGTGGACTCTCACAAGCCAATTGATGATGCTATGAGGAAGAAGTCTGTCCCGGGCGATATCGTCCGAGTCTACACAGATAGTCAAGAAAACGTCACAGCCGAAAGCTTCATTCCATATTGCAACATGTCTCAAGCGCAGCTGTCGTTTCATGGACACAGAGATGCCGTCAAATTCTTCGTATCAGTTCCTG GTCATGGTGGCTTAGCCCTGAATCCGACAAGCTCGTCTTCGCCTAGTAAGAGTGATCCTGGAAAAGATGCGATGTCTATGCTGGTCATGTCTGGGGGCGAAGGTTACATCGACTTCAGAATTG TGGAAGATGGTTCTGAACAAGATTACGACTCCCACATCATGGTTTGGCAGTTGCCCGTTCCTACTCAACCGCCAGTCGAAGATGCTGAAATTGCCGAGATTGCCGAAGCCAACCAACCTGATCCGGAAGAGGAGATCCCAAATGTTCATGAGGAACACGGGAACTCGACTCTGACAACAGATCCCGGGACAATTGATGCGAGTGATAGTATTATGAGTTCCGCCACTTCTCGTGGTGGGAGCCAACCACCACCGGATGAGACCGGATTGGACGCGGCCACGTACCAACGATGGAATGACCAAGTGGAGTCACTTTTGAACAATGCTTTAGAAGCTAAATCTCTGAGGAACATTGAGCAATACAAGAGCATGGCTCGAGAGCAATCCGTGCCTCCACCTCCGTCACCCAAAGAGGATTTCACTCAACTGGTTGAAGTTGGAAATGACTTAAGAGGAGAAGTGAAGTCCCAAGACCAAGCTCCGCCCGAACAATAG
- the LOC131878015 gene encoding C-Jun-amino-terminal kinase-interacting protein 4-like isoform X9 has translation MLMAAEGVSGSSSGGGSHDSGMNAVMNDKVQAVAGSIYEEFARMMATYGEGVVQDLMPLVVNVLENLDLAYTESQELEVEAELLKEDNEQLVTQYEREKNLRKASEARLIELEDAFEGDRKENTVKIDSLTSIVKMFELKAKNSQDQIVRLEEKENELKKEYNKLHERYTDLFKTHIDYMERTKSMLGAERLEQLQGLGSSRSKIPGSLSIQQHQANRSSGPVSYGYSELENNNSQQASILTPASEYNNADGSAPNTLKNELSSPTKKSQKRIMMDKGDDDLGDIKTTKTNSPIATKLSENVSKSAQSEPSSPTLPPATTPKTNIELEKLSPEESSSQEESEGNQISGKLGGWMEGISPDGQVTDLEVEEAEDVSKDPSIGPATPLTPMQTSGMSQTKSETRTGNNLYQELSFHDAEALGDVDEGADITDNESDQGELRDPEGFDNVNDNYFGMGKEVENLIAENNELMATKNALNIVKDDLISKVDELTGEHEILREEIRSLQNIRTRLETRVQELETDAKKTKEELEKANKSTKSEEEDNDVPMAQRKRFTRVEMARVLMERNQYKERFMELQEAVRWTEMIRAHKTDTPIEKKNQKGIWKFFGNLFSGTERTGDPMGPYVNMKYGETSEESSGSTLSTMRAKSSAERKARGVDLFDGDTIASSGSANPTRRSDERKEQYKQVRAHVKKDDGRMQAYGWSLPAKPNTTSASGSSSSKDEVQIQSRVSSSGIPVPVPVYCRPLMEKEPGMKIWCAAGVNLSGGRTQDGGSIVGASIFYDRFPSVEVKKATDDELEKLDNELSQGKKLVEDAFEADQQLSSHVWICTSTHAISKVTVIDANSPADVLEAFQVCSSHLLCIASVPGAKESDYRVDEQLNRNVVEESEKRAQTEDNMASQKRQETADAAQADINPEDVPGGGGIGSISFVTSATEKPQLDSLEEEVEQETQPRLTKETAIELVNPSGNPPEDASKSNPSNTDGGEDVDAVHRRFSSTDTKIKDGVGELSKDKDNELALGEVEKMSSVLPTMWLGSQSGSIYVHSSVSQWKRCIHSIRLKDSVLCIVHVKGRVLAALANGSIAIFHRADDGQWDLTNYHLLDLGKPHHSIRCMLQVHNKVWCGYRNKIFVIDPRTMTVEKTMDAHPRKESQVRQMAWVGDGVWVSIRLDSTLRLFHAHTHEHIQDVDIEPYVSKMLGVQSGVFTYSTGFQTYRVDDGIDSLGLEAEGTGKLGFSFVRITALLVSNFRLWMGTGNGVIISVPLNPPAALSKTVDSHKPIDDAMRKKSVPGDIVRVYTDSQENVTAESFIPYCNMSQAQLSFHGHRDAVKFFVSVPGHGGLALNPTSSSSPSKSDPGKDAMSMLVMSGGEGYIDFRIVEDGSEQDYDSHIMVWQLPVPTQPPVEDAEIAEIAEANQPDPEEEIPNVHEEHGNSTLTTDPGTIDASDSIMSSATSRGGSQPPPDETGLDAATYQRWNDQVESLLNNALEAKSLRNIEQYKSMAREQSVPPPPSPKEDFTQLVEVGNDLRGEVKSQDQAPPEQ, from the exons ATGTTGATGGCGGCCGAAGGTGTGTCGGGCTCCTCGAGCGGCGGAGGCTCGCATGATAGCGGCATGAATGCGGTCATGAATGACAAAGTCCAAGCCGTGGCCGGGTCCATCTACGAAGAGTTCGCTCGCATGATGGCCACCTACGGCGAGGGCGTGGTCCAGGATTTGATGCCCTTGGTGGTGAACGTGCTGGAGAACCTGGACCTGGCCTACACCGAGAGCCAAGAGCTGGAGGTGGAGGCCGAGTTGCTCAAGGAGGACAACGAGCAATTGGTCACGCAGTACGAGCGCGAGAAAAACTTACGCAAGGCCTCCGAAGCACGCCTCATCGAGTTGGAAGACGCCTTCGAAGGCGATCGCAAGGAGAACACCGTCAAGATCGACTCGCTCACCTCCATCGTCAAGATGTTCGAGCTCAAAGCCAAAAACTCCCAGGACCAAA TTGTGCGTCtggaagagaaggagaatgAACTCAAGAAAGAGTACAACAAACTCCATGAGCGCTACACGGACCTCTTCAAGACCCACATCGACTACATGGAACGCACTAAATCAATGTTGGGCGCCGAACGATTAGAACAGCTTCAAGGTCTCGGTTCAAGTCGCTCCAAAATCCCGGGCTCACTCTCGATTCAACAACATCAAGCCAACCG ATCATCGGGACCGGTTTCCTATGGCTACAGTGAGTTGGAGAACAACAACAGTCAACAAGCCAGCATCCTCACTCCCGCCAGCGAATACAACAATGCGGATGGATCGGCTCCCAACACCCTCAAGAATGAGCTTAGC AGTCCGACCAAAAAGAGCCAGAAAAGAATCATGATGGACAAAGGTGATGATGACCTCGGTGACATTAAGACAACTAAAACAAATAGCCCGATCGCTACTAAATTGTCAGAAAACGTATCTAAAAGTGCTCAAAGCGAACCATCTTCACCCACATTGCCTCCTGCAACCACACCGAAAACTAACATCGAGCTTGAAAAGCTATCTCCCGAAGAGTCTAGCTCACAAGAAGAGTCGGAAGGCAATCAAA TTTCTGGGAAACTtggaggatggatggaagggATCAGTCCCGATGGTCAGGTGACTGATTTAGAAGTGGAAGAAGCCGAAGATGTGTCCAAGGATCCGAGTATCGGACCGGCCACGCCTCTCACTCCAATGCAAACGTCGGGCATGAGTCAGACAAAATC AGAAACGCGGACGGGCAACAATTTGTACCAAGAATTGAGTTTCCATGACGCCGAAGCCCTTGGAGACGTTGATGAAGGAGCCGATATCACAG ATAATGAAAGTGACCAAGGGGAGCTTCGCGATCCTGAAGGCTTCGACAATG TTAATGACAATTACTTCG GTATGGGCAAAGAGGTGGAAAATCTCATCGCCGAGAACAATGAGCTGATGGCCACGAAGAATGCTCTGAATATCGTCAAAGACGATCTGATCAGCAAAGTTGATGAACTTACCGG GGAACACGAAATCCTTCGGGAAGAGATTCGGTCATTACAAAATATTCGAACTCGCCTGGAAACCCGCGTTCAAGAGCTAGAGACAGATGcaaagaagaccaaagaggAACTGGAGAAGGCCAACAAATCGACCAA GTCTGAGGAAGAGGATAATGATGTTCCAATGGCACAGAGAAAGCGTTTTACCCGTGTAGAAATGGCCCGGGTACTCATGGAACGCAACCAATACAAAGAGCGTTTTATGGAACTCCAAGAAGCTGTGAGGTGGACTGAAATGATTCGGGCTCATAAAACTGACACACCCATCGAAAAGAAGAACCAAAAGGGCATTTGGAAATT TTTCGGAAATCTGTTCAGTGGAACAGAACGAACTGGTGATCCCATGGGTCCGTATGTGAATATGAAATATGGCGAAACCAGCGAAGAATCCTCCGGATCGACGTTATCGACCATGAGAGCTAAAAGCAGCGCAGAAAGAAAAGCCCGGGGTGTGGATCTATTTGATGGGGACACCAT TGCTTCAAGTGGATCCGCCAATCCCACACGACGAAGTGACGAACGCAAAGAGCAATACAAGCAAGTGCGAGCTCACGTCAAGAAGGACGATGGCCGCATGCAAGCCTACGGGTGGAGTTTACCTGCAAAACCGAACACCACCTCAGCCTCCGGAAGTTCCAGTTCTAAAGACGAGGTTCAAATCCAGTCTCGAGTGTCCTCGTCCGGGATCCCTGTACCTGTGCCAGTCTACTGTCGGCCGCTCATGGAAAAGGAACCCGGAATGAAG ATCTGGTGCGCGGCCGGAGTCAACTTGTCCGGGGGTCGAACCCAAGACGGGGGAAGCATAGTGGGGGCCAGTATCTTCTACGACCGATTCCCGTCAGTTGAGGTGAAAAAAGCCACCGACGACGAGCTCGAAAAGCTAGACAATGAGTTGAGTCAAGGCAAGAAATTAGTCGAAGATGCCTTTGAGGCCGATCAGCAGCTCTCGTCGCACGTTTGGATCTGCACGTCGACCCATGCCATCAGCAAAGTGACCGTGATTGATGCCAATTCTCCGGCGGATGTGCTGGAGGCGTTTCAAGTGTGTTCATCCCACCTGTTATGTATTGCCAGTGTCCCTGGCGCGAAGGAATCAGATTATCGCGTGGACGAGCAACTCAATCGAAATGTGGTAGAAGAGAGCGAAAAGCGAGCTCAGACCGAAGACAATATGGCTTCACAGAAGCGGCAAGAAACTGCTGACGCTGCTCAAGCAGATATCAACCCGGAAGATGTGCCCGGGGGAGGTGGGATCGGTTCCATATCGTTTGTGACCAGTGCCACAGAGAAGCCGCAATTGGATTCGTTGGAAGAAGAAGTTGAGCAAG AAACCCAACCCCGATTAACCAAAGAAACTGCAATTGAACTAG TCAACCCCTCTGGAAATCCACCCGAGGACGCATCCAAGTCAAATCCCTCTAATACCGATGGCGGCGAAGATGTCGATGCCGTTCATCGACGATTCTCATCCACCGATACCAAGATCAAGGATGGTGTGGGCGAACTCTCCAAAGACAAGGACAACGAGCTAGCACTTGGCGAAGTGGAGAAGATGAGCTCAGTCTTGCCCACTATGTGGTTGGGATCTCAGTCTGGATCCATCTACGTCCATTCATCCGTCTCCCAATGGAAGCGGTGTATCCATTCGATCCGACTCAAAGACTCGGTGCTTTGTATTGT GCATGTAAAGGGCCGTGTTTTAGCCGCTCTAGCCAATGGTAGTATCGCCATCTTCCATCGTGCCGACGACGGTCAATGGGATTTGACCAACTATCATCTCCTGGACCTCGGCAAACCTCACCATTCGATCCGATGTATGCTCCAAGTGCACAACAAAGTTTGGTGCGGCTACCGGAACAAGATTTTCGTGATTGATCCTCGCACAATGACCGTGGAGAAGACCATGGACGCTCATCCACGCAAAGAGAGCCAAGTGCGTCAAATGGCTTGGGTGGGAGATGGGGTTTGGGTGTCAATTCGATTGGATTCCACACTCCGATTGTTCCACGCCCACACTCACGAACACATTCAGGATGTGGATATCGAGCCGTACGTCTCGAAGATGTTAG GTGTCCAGTCGGGTGTTTTTACCTATTCGACGGGGTTTCAAACCTACAGAG TGGATGATGGGATTGACAGTCTGGGTCTCGAGGCAGAAG GCACCGGGAAGCTAGGATTCTCATTTGTACGGATCACAGCCTTGCTCGTGTCCAACTTTAGACTTTGGATGGGAACCGGAAACGGGGTCATCATCTCGGTGCCCTTGAACCCCCCGGCTGCACTTTCGAAAACCGTGGACTCTCACAAGCCAATTGATGATGCTATGAGGAAGAAGTCTGTCCCGGGCGATATCGTCCGAGTCTACACAGATAGTCAAGAAAACGTCACAGCCGAAAGCTTCATTCCATATTGCAACATGTCTCAAGCGCAGCTGTCGTTTCATGGACACAGAGATGCCGTCAAATTCTTCGTATCAGTTCCTG GTCATGGTGGCTTAGCCCTGAATCCGACAAGCTCGTCTTCGCCTAGTAAGAGTGATCCTGGAAAAGATGCGATGTCTATGCTGGTCATGTCTGGGGGCGAAGGTTACATCGACTTCAGAATTG TGGAAGATGGTTCTGAACAAGATTACGACTCCCACATCATGGTTTGGCAGTTGCCCGTTCCTACTCAACCGCCAGTCGAAGATGCTGAAATTGCCGAGATTGCCGAAGCCAACCAACCTGATCCGGAAGAGGAGATCCCAAATGTTCATGAGGAACACGGGAACTCGACTCTGACAACAGATCCCGGGACAATTGATGCGAGTGATAGTATTATGAGTTCCGCCACTTCTCGTGGTGGGAGCCAACCACCACCGGATGAGACCGGATTGGACGCGGCCACGTACCAACGATGGAATGACCAAGTGGAGTCACTTTTGAACAATGCTTTAGAAGCTAAATCTCTGAGGAACATTGAGCAATACAAGAGCATGGCTCGAGAGCAATCCGTGCCTCCACCTCCGTCACCCAAAGAGGATTTCACTCAACTGGTTGAAGTTGGAAATGACTTAAGAGGAGAAGTGAAGTCCCAAGACCAAGCTCCGCCCGAACAATAG